CTGAATCTGCGGATCGAGCGCCACCGCGGGCAGATAATTGCTCAGCGCCGAACGCCAGTCACGCGTGCTGCCGTAAAGGCTTAGCCTTTCCCTGTAGAGCGCTCCCAGATCGGCCCAGTTCCCGGCCTGATAGGCCAGCGAAATGGCGCGGTCGAACCAGGCGGCGGGAATCTTCTCGCCCGACGCCCGCTTGCGCGTCATGGCTTCCTGGACGAAAGGCCAGGCTTCCTTGGGCTTGTTCTTGCGCAGATAGATGTCCGCCCTCAACAGGCTGGCGTCGATATTGTCATAACCGAGCGTCCGCGCATAGTCGAGTTGTGCCAGGGCATCGTCATAATTGCCGACGACATAGGAAAGATAGCCCGCCACATAGCGTAGCCGGGGCGCATCCGCCTTGGGAACCGAACTGGTCTTGAACATGTCCGTCAGCGCAAGCCGTTCGGCCTGTGTATTCTGACGCTGGACGGCGAGCTGGAACCGCAATCCGGCCGCCGCATAAGCCTCGAAATCGGTGGCGGGCGTCAGCGCGGAAATCCGCGCGCTGGCCGTAGCCGCGTCTCCGGATTTCAATGCCGCCTGAGCCGCCTGCACATTGGTACGGAAGCTTTCCGACATCTCGACGACGGGACCGCCACTATCCTTCTTCTTGGCCGAAGCGGGCGTCACCAGCATGGCCGCGCTCAAGGAAGCGGCCAAGATATAAGCAAATTTCAGATTCTTCCGCATGGCCGTTCCGGCCTCCCCCTCGATTGAATACAGCCTGGCAATGGAACGAGGGCCGAAAGGATCGGCCCTCGTCCGACGTCAGGTCAAGCGCCCTTGCTGGCCAGATAGGACAGCCAAAGCCCAGCGATGGATTTTCGCGAACCGCCCTGCACGGCCTGGAACGCCGTCTTTGCAGAAGCGGTGTCGCCCGCCAGCGTCTTGGCGATGCCCAGACGCGTGTTCACCTCGTCCGCGTCGACGCCGCCCTTCTGCTTGGCGAGTTCGAACATCGTGGCCGCCTTGGCATAATCGCCATAGCCCAGATAGGCGTCGGCGGTCGCGGCCGCGATCTTGCCGTTGGCCGCCTTGCGCGCATCGGCCTCGGCCGAAGCCAACGACCCCTTGTCGCTGGCGATCCGGGAAACGGCCTGCTGGTAGAGGTCGCCCCCCTGCGAGGCGTTCAATACGCCCTTGGAGCGGCCGGCGTCGATGGCCGACTTCACCTCGCCGTAAATACCGGTCTTGGAAGCCATTTCCGCATATTCGGTGAAATCGCCCGCGACCAACAGGCCACCCGAGGCGGCCATCAGGCGCAGCACGTCCAGATTTTCGCGATTGGTGATGTTGGGGTTGGATTGCTGGAACAGGCGGACCAGCGTACGCAAATTCTCGCCACTGGGCGCGGCTTCATAAGCCTGCTTGGCCCAATCCGTCACTTCCGGCAGCTTGGCCGCCGCGGCGCGGCCGACGCCGATCTGATACCATTGGGCGGGGGGCTGCTGCCCGGCGGCCTTGCTCGCGTCGATCGCAGCCTTAAGAGCGGCCAATCCCTGCTGATTGAAGCCGCGAGCCGGTTCGGCGGAAGGATTGGTTGTCCCAGCCTTGCCGAAATAGGCCTGCGCCAGCGTCACATTCACCATTTCGGGCTTGTAGCCCGCTTGAGCGGCGGTCTGCGCACGCTGGATCGCCAGATCGTAATTCTTTGCTTCCAGCGCTCCTTCCGCGGCGATGGCGTTGAACTGTCCGGCCTGTTCCGGTGGCGTCAGGCCGCTATCGAGCATCTGCGTCAGAGCCTCGCTCTGCAACGCCTGATCCTTCGAAGCGATGGATGCGTTCAGCTTGATCGCGCCGATCTGATATTTGTCGTCGTTCGACTTCGCTTTGCTGTCCGCCTCCGCCAGCGCGGCCTTGGCGGCGGCGAAATCCTGCTTATCCGTAGCCGCCTGCGCGACCTGGAGAGCCTTGAGCACATCAGGCGACACGTTGAGCTTGGGGGCGCTCGCCTTCTTGTCCTTCGCCAGAGCGGGAGCCGACACGGCACCGCCGGTCAACGCCAATGCAAGCGCGAGCGCCAGCGGGGTTACGAAACGCATGATCCTCATCTCCTTTTCGCCTGAAGGGGGTCAGGCGACCTACCATGTTGTGCGCCGAATAGGGGATGGCGCGTGAACAGGCTTTGAACAAGCCTATATCTGCGGATTTTGCAACTGTCATGCGCCCGACTTCGTTCCCTTTTTCCGATCGCCGCACGAAATTCCGCGCTTTCCCGCCCGTATATCGAACGGCCCGAGGGGTGACAGATTTGTTTCGCTCCGCTAGTGCAGGCGCAACCATATTCACCCGCCAAAAAGAGAGTCGCCTTGACCGACGAGACCGCCCTCGCCGACCCTTCGGACATCAGCCCCGTCAGCATCGTCGAGGAGATGAAGACGAGCTATCTGGACTATGCCATGTCCGTCATCGTGGCGCGCGCCCTGCCGGACGTGCGCGATGGCCTGAAGCCGGTGCATCGCCGCATTCTCTTCTCCGCGCATGAAAGCGGTTTCCAGCATAACAAGCCCTATCGCAAGTCGGCCCGCATCGTCGGTGACGTGATCGGTAAATATCACCCCCATGGCGACAGCGCGATCTATGACGCGCTGGCGCGCATGACGCAGGACTGGTCGATGCGGGTGCCGTTGATCGACGGTCAGGGCAATTTCGGCTCCATGGACCCCGATCCCCCGGCGGCCATGCGCTACACCGAAGCGCGCCTTGCCAAGGTGACCTCTGCGCTGCTGGACGATCTCGACAAGGACACCGTCGATTTCCAGCCCAATTACGACGCCTCCGAGAGCGAACCGCAGGTCCTGCCCGCCCGCTTCCCCAACCTGCTGGTCAATGGCGCGGGCGGCATCGCGGTCGGCATGGCGACCAACATCCCGCCGCATAACCTGGGCGAAGTGATCCGCGCCTGTCTCGCCTATATCGACAATCCCGGCATCACCGTGGACGAGCTGATCCAGATCGTGCCCGGCCCCGATTTCCCGACCGCGCCGCTGATCCTGGGTCAATCGGGCGCGCGCAGCGCCTATCATACCGGGCGCGGCTCCATCATGATGCGTTCGCGTCATGAGATAGAGGAAGGGCGCGGCGACCGCTGCTCCATCGTGCTCACCGCCATCCCCTATCAGGTCGGCAAGAACGGCCTTGTCGAAAAGATCGCCGAAGCCGCCAAGGACAAGCGGATCGAAGGCATCAGCGACATCCGCGACGAATCGAACCGCGAAGGCGTCCGCATCGTCATGGACCTGAAGCGCGACGCGACGCCCGAAGTCGTGCTGAACCAGCTGTGGCGCAACACGCCCGCACAGTCGAGCTTCCCCGCGAACATGCTCGCCATTCGCGGCGGCCGCCCGGAAATCCTGAACCTTCGCGACATCATCGAAGCGTTCATCCGCTTCCGTGAAGAGGTCATCACCCGCCGCACGAAATATGAACTCAACAAGGCCCGCGACCGCGCGCATATCCTGCTGGGCCTCGTCATCGCGGTCACCAATCTGGACGAGGTGGTCCGCATCATCCGCGGTTCCGCCAGCCCCGCCGATGCGCGCGAATCCCTGCTGGCCCGCGAATGGCCGGTGGAGCAGATCGCCCCCTATCTGCGTCTTGTGGAAGCCATCGAGACCGAAGCGACCGGCGACACCTACCGCCTGTCGGACACGCAGGTGCGCGCCATCCTCGACCTGCGCCTGCATCGCCTGACCGCGCTCGGCCGCGACGAGATCGGCAACGAACTGGCCGAGCTGGCCGCCGCCATCACCGAATATCTCGAAATCCTCGGCAATCGGGTAAGGCTCTACGCCGTCATGCGCGAGGAGTTCGAGATCATCGAACGCGACTTCGCGACCCCGCGCCTTTCGGAAATCACCGCCGCCGCCGACGGCATCGAGGATGAGGACCTGATCGAGCGCGAGGACATGGTCGTCACCGTGACCATGCAGGGCTATATCAAGCGCACCCCGCTCGAAAGCTTCCGGTCGCAGGCGCGCGGCGGCAAGGGCCGGTCCGGCATGGCGACCAAGGATGAGGACGCCATCACCGAATTGTTCGTGACCTCCACGCATACGCCGGTGCTGTTCTTCTCCACCATCGGCAAGGTCTACCGCCTCAAAGTCTGGCGCCTGCCCGAAGGCGGCCCCGCCACACGCGGCCGTCCGATGGTGAACCTGTTGCCGCTGGCTCCGGGCGAGACGATCTCTACCGTCCTGCCCCTGCCGGAGGACGAGGCGGAATGGAGCAACCTCCATGTCATGTTCGCGACGGCGAAGGGCTCAGTCCGCCGCAACAGCATGGACGCTTTCACCAACGTCCCCTCGAACGGCAAGATCGCCATGAAGTTCGAAGGCGAGGATGCCGACGACCGACTGATCGGCGTCGCCCTGCTGAACGAGAGCGACGACGTGCTGCTCGCTACCCGCCAGGGCAAGGCGATCCGCTTCCCCGGCGACGATGTGCGCGAATTCCAGAGCCGCAATTCCACCGGCGTCCGGGGCATCCGCCTTGCCGACAGGGATGAGGTCATTTCCCTCTCCATCCTGCATCGCGCTGGAATCACGGATCAGGAGGAGCGCGACGATTATCTCCGCTTCGCCCCGTGGAAGGCGGAGAAGGAAGGGGCGCCGCACATGGCGGCCGAACGCTTCGAGGCGTTGCAGGCGAAGGAACAATTCATCCTCACCGTCTGCGCCAATGGCTATGGCAAGCTGTCCTCCGCCTATGAATATCGCCGCACCGGCCGGGGTGGCCAGGGCATCACCAATATCGACAATATCGGCCGCAACGGACCGGTCGTGGCCAGCTTCCCGGCGACCCGGCAGGACCAGCTCATGCTCGTCACCGATCAGGCGAAGCTGATCCGCATGGGCCTTTCTTCCCTGCGCGTCATCGGCCGCAATTCGGCGGGCGTGCGCCTCTTCAACGTGGCGGACGGCGAACATGTCGTCAGCGCGGCCCGGATCGATGAAAGCGACGAAGAGGCCGACACTGAAAGCCATGGCGAGGCGTCGGAAGCCACGGAAGCGTGACGGAACTCTTCGCCTACAAGATTCTGACGCGCCCGCAATTCGATCAATTGAAGACTGACGGCGTCTTTCACGGCGCACCGGTCGATCTGGATGACGGCTATATCCACCTCTCCACCCGCGATCAGGCGGCGGAGACGGCAGCAAGGCATTTTGCCGGGCAGGACGATCTGGTGATGCTGATGATGGATCTTGCCCCTTTCGGCGATGCGCTGAAATGGGAGCCGTCGCGTGGCGGCGCGCTCTTCCCGCACCTCTATGCGCCCCTGCTGATGAGCGCAGTCGCGGGCAAGGTGACGCTCCGCCTCGATGAACAGGGGCGGCATCTGTTCCCGGCGGGGTTTTAGTTCATATCGCTGCTTGGAAAGCGCGAACAGGAGCCTCGTCAGGGCCGCGCCTTGTCTACCGCCTCCATGCGAAATACCCGCCCACGCTTCACCCAATAATCGTAGCCGCCCCAGCGAATCCGCCGAGACAGCGCCCCAGCGACCTGCACGGCCAGATGCACCCACGTCACGGCAAAGGGCAGCAACGCATCCCATATCAGCGACCGCGCCGCCTTTCGTGCCTGCGCAGGCTCCACCACGCCGGCAATGATCCGCCTTCGGACCAGAACCCGGCCCCAGGCCGCGCCATAGCCGACGGCCGTTGCACTCCAGCCGCCCCAGCCCAAGGCCCAGAGCCAGCCCACCGCCTGCATCGCCACAACCAGCGTTGCGATCCCCCACATGGCGGGGCTGTTGGTGAAGATATGCCGATATTGCCGTGCCGCAAAGCTGAATGCTGCCCTTCCCCCCTCCTGCAAGGGACTCGCCACCAGCAGGTCGCGCACGGGACGGAGCCGCAGCTTTTCATGCCATCCGGCCAGACCGATGCTCATGTCATCGGACAGACGGCCCGCCAATATCCGGTCCAGATCCAGCCGTTCAGCCGTGGCCCGCGTCATCGCCATGGCCCCTCCCCAGGGCATCGTCGAACCGGGCGCGCGGGGGAGTGTCGCCAATTGCATCTCCACCGCGCCGATCAACGCCAACAGCGGCTTTGCGTCCGGCAGCAGCAGGCGATAGCCCGTCACGATGTCCGCCTTGCCCCGCACCAGCGGAAACAGCAGCCGCCCGATCAGCCGCGCGGGCGGCTCTATGTCCGCGTCGATGAAGACCAGATAGCGGTCGCCTGGCCCTAACGCCCCCAGAGCAGCCCGCAGCTTGTGCACTTTCTGCCCCTCATCGTGGGCCACGCCGGCGCGGACGATGTGCACATCGGGAAAGGTGAGAGCCTCCGCTGCCGGACAAGCCCCCGAAGTCGCCACGATCAATCGGAAAGGCGCGGTCTGCGCCGCCAAGCGCGTCATCAGATCGGCTCCGCCGTCCCAATCGTCGCGGACGCATAGCAGGACGGCGACGCCTTCGGGCGCTTCCTC
This genomic window from Sphingobium cloacae contains:
- a CDS encoding tetratricopeptide repeat protein, giving the protein MRKNLKFAYILAASLSAAMLVTPASAKKKDSGGPVVEMSESFRTNVQAAQAALKSGDAATASARISALTPATDFEAYAAAGLRFQLAVQRQNTQAERLALTDMFKTSSVPKADAPRLRYVAGYLSYVVGNYDDALAQLDYARTLGYDNIDASLLRADIYLRKNKPKEAWPFVQEAMTRKRASGEKIPAAWFDRAISLAYQAGNWADLGALYRERLSLYGSTRDWRSALSNYLPAVALDPQIQLDLYRLQAASGSMASERDYQAYAQLADKAGYPAETKAIIEAGRSAGKLMPSQTVTAQLLKSATPKATKEMAGLPAVVKKASSASNGTSALAAADTYFSLAQYPKAAELYKLALTKGGINDDQANARLGIALARSGDLAGAKTALANVKGNWSNVAGFWSIWIEEQNQKTAQNPTVPASSTSS
- the gyrA gene encoding DNA gyrase subunit A — protein: MTDETALADPSDISPVSIVEEMKTSYLDYAMSVIVARALPDVRDGLKPVHRRILFSAHESGFQHNKPYRKSARIVGDVIGKYHPHGDSAIYDALARMTQDWSMRVPLIDGQGNFGSMDPDPPAAMRYTEARLAKVTSALLDDLDKDTVDFQPNYDASESEPQVLPARFPNLLVNGAGGIAVGMATNIPPHNLGEVIRACLAYIDNPGITVDELIQIVPGPDFPTAPLILGQSGARSAYHTGRGSIMMRSRHEIEEGRGDRCSIVLTAIPYQVGKNGLVEKIAEAAKDKRIEGISDIRDESNREGVRIVMDLKRDATPEVVLNQLWRNTPAQSSFPANMLAIRGGRPEILNLRDIIEAFIRFREEVITRRTKYELNKARDRAHILLGLVIAVTNLDEVVRIIRGSASPADARESLLAREWPVEQIAPYLRLVEAIETEATGDTYRLSDTQVRAILDLRLHRLTALGRDEIGNELAELAAAITEYLEILGNRVRLYAVMREEFEIIERDFATPRLSEITAAADGIEDEDLIEREDMVVTVTMQGYIKRTPLESFRSQARGGKGRSGMATKDEDAITELFVTSTHTPVLFFSTIGKVYRLKVWRLPEGGPATRGRPMVNLLPLAPGETISTVLPLPEDEAEWSNLHVMFATAKGSVRRNSMDAFTNVPSNGKIAMKFEGEDADDRLIGVALLNESDDVLLATRQGKAIRFPGDDVREFQSRNSTGVRGIRLADRDEVISLSILHRAGITDQEERDDYLRFAPWKAEKEGAPHMAAERFEALQAKEQFILTVCANGYGKLSSAYEYRRTGRGGQGITNIDNIGRNGPVVASFPATRQDQLMLVTDQAKLIRMGLSSLRVIGRNSAGVRLFNVADGEHVVSAARIDESDEEADTESHGEASEATEA
- a CDS encoding DUF952 domain-containing protein, translated to MTELFAYKILTRPQFDQLKTDGVFHGAPVDLDDGYIHLSTRDQAAETAARHFAGQDDLVMLMMDLAPFGDALKWEPSRGGALFPHLYAPLLMSAVAGKVTLRLDEQGRHLFPAGF
- a CDS encoding glycosyltransferase family protein: MSWALGLWLLLQGMTVLGVVNYLRHLPTERQEEAPEGVAVLLCVRDDWDGGADLMTRLAAQTAPFRLIVATSGACPAAEALTFPDVHIVRAGVAHDEGQKVHKLRAALGALGPGDRYLVFIDADIEPPARLIGRLLFPLVRGKADIVTGYRLLLPDAKPLLALIGAVEMQLATLPRAPGSTMPWGGAMAMTRATAERLDLDRILAGRLSDDMSIGLAGWHEKLRLRPVRDLLVASPLQEGGRAAFSFAARQYRHIFTNSPAMWGIATLVVAMQAVGWLWALGWGGWSATAVGYGAAWGRVLVRRRIIAGVVEPAQARKAARSLIWDALLPFAVTWVHLAVQVAGALSRRIRWGGYDYWVKRGRVFRMEAVDKARP